In the Tepidimicrobium xylanilyticum genome, one interval contains:
- a CDS encoding family 1 encapsulin nanocompartment shell protein: MLHRDKAPITNDSWKEIEERLMEVFKTYLSARKVFRVEGPKGWNYNVITEGRLGEIKEDGDLCYANYQVLPLTEVRVEFEMDRWELDNIVRGAKDVDYGSLEEAGRRIALFEENAIYNGLENAHIKGVVESSTWKALDFGKNSKDIMESISKGLIMLKEAYQEGPFSLVVGEEAYKRILSSETSYPFDKRIEELIGHKIVYSHVIDGAILVPFNHEDLELTIGQDLSIGYQGHDTKKVRFFITESFTFRILDPSLIVNYKL; the protein is encoded by the coding sequence ATGCTACATAGAGATAAAGCGCCAATAACTAATGATTCATGGAAGGAAATAGAAGAGAGACTGATGGAAGTATTTAAAACTTATCTTTCCGCTAGAAAGGTGTTTAGAGTAGAAGGACCTAAAGGATGGAATTATAATGTAATAACTGAAGGAAGGCTAGGAGAAATCAAAGAAGATGGAGATTTGTGCTATGCTAACTATCAAGTACTTCCATTAACAGAGGTAAGAGTTGAATTTGAAATGGATAGGTGGGAATTAGATAATATTGTTAGAGGAGCAAAAGATGTAGATTATGGGTCTTTAGAAGAAGCTGGAAGGAGGATAGCTTTATTTGAAGAAAATGCGATTTATAATGGATTAGAAAATGCCCATATTAAGGGAGTAGTTGAATCTTCAACTTGGAAAGCGTTAGATTTTGGCAAAAACTCAAAAGATATAATGGAGTCCATTTCAAAAGGTTTAATAATGCTAAAAGAGGCATATCAAGAAGGACCTTTCTCCTTAGTTGTAGGTGAAGAAGCCTATAAGAGGATTTTATCTAGTGAAACCAGCTATCCTTTTGATAAACGAATAGAGGAATTAATTGGGCATAAGATAGTATATAGCCATGTTATCGATGGAGCAATATTGGTACCATTCAATCATGAAGATTTAGAGTTAACTATTGGGCAAGACCTATCTATTGGTTATCAGGGACATGATACTAAGAAAGTGAGATTTTTCATTACCGAATCCTTCACATTTAGAATATTGGATCCAAGCTTAATCGTGAATTACAAATTATAA
- a CDS encoding encapsulin-associated ferritin-like protein — MSQYHEPVELLDEKAKDIVRALNSLKEEVEAVDWYNQRVVASKDEELKAIMAHNRDEEIEHVCMTLEWLRRNMPVWDRELRTYLFTEGPITEIEEKIMGEDLQEEAGKDAGLNVGDLK; from the coding sequence ATGAGTCAATATCATGAACCTGTGGAATTATTAGATGAGAAAGCCAAGGATATTGTAAGGGCTTTAAATAGTTTAAAGGAAGAAGTTGAAGCTGTAGATTGGTATAACCAGAGGGTGGTGGCCTCTAAGGATGAAGAATTAAAAGCCATAATGGCCCATAATAGGGATGAGGAAATTGAACACGTTTGCATGACTTTAGAATGGCTAAGGCGTAATATGCCTGTATGGGATAGGGAACTGAGAACCTATTTATTCACTGAAGGGCCTATTACTGAAATTGAAGAAAAGATAATGGGTGAGGATTTACAAGAAGAAGCGGGTAAAGATGCTGGATTAAATGTAGGAGATTTAAAATAG
- the deoC gene encoding deoxyribose-phosphate aldolase: MKDIASMIDHTLLKPDATEEMVIKLCNEAKEYGFYSVCVNPYYVALAKEVLRGSKVKIATVVGFPLGANVKEVKACETEKAIEDGADEIDMVINIGALKNGDYFLVENDIKAVVDAARGKAIVKVIIETCLLSQEEKVKACQLSMEAGADFVKTSTGFSSGGATVEDIKLMKLIVGGKLGIKASGGIRDYETALAMVEAGATRIGASASVDIVKGIK, from the coding sequence ATGAAAGACATAGCTTCTATGATCGACCATACTCTATTAAAGCCTGATGCTACAGAGGAAATGGTTATCAAACTTTGTAACGAAGCTAAGGAATATGGCTTTTACTCAGTTTGTGTGAATCCATATTATGTAGCTTTAGCAAAGGAAGTACTAAGGGGATCAAAGGTTAAAATTGCAACTGTTGTTGGATTTCCATTAGGGGCTAACGTGAAGGAAGTAAAAGCTTGCGAAACAGAAAAGGCTATTGAGGATGGTGCAGATGAGATAGATATGGTTATAAATATTGGTGCTTTAAAAAATGGCGATTATTTTTTAGTGGAAAATGATATAAAGGCAGTAGTAGATGCAGCAAGAGGGAAGGCAATTGTGAAGGTAATAATTGAGACTTGTTTATTAAGCCAAGAGGAGAAGGTTAAGGCTTGCCAACTCTCTATGGAGGCTGGAGCAGATTTTGTTAAAACTTCAACAGGATTTAGCAGTGGTGGTGCAACTGTAGAAGACATAAAGCTTATGAAGTTGATAGTTGGGGGAAAATTAGGAATTAAAGCTTCAGGAGGAATAAGGGATTATGAAACAGCCTTAGCTATGGTAGAAGCAGGTGCTACAAGAATTGGTGCCAGTGCTTCTGTTGATATAGTTAAGGGGATAAAATAG
- the pduL gene encoding phosphate propanoyltransferase produces MDLKLPIALSNRHIHLSKKDLDTLFGEGYELTKTKDLSQPGQFACEEKVDIQGPKGVIKGVRVLGPVRGDTQIEVSISDAFKLGVDPVIRNSGDIEGTPGVKVIGPKDEVDLDKGVIVAARHIHMHTSDGERFNVKDGDIVKVKTKGIRSVIFENVLVRVKGDYALEMHVDIEEGNAAGVKNGDLVELIKE; encoded by the coding sequence ATGGACTTAAAATTACCAATTGCATTGTCTAATAGACATATTCACTTAAGTAAAAAGGATCTAGATACTCTATTCGGAGAAGGATATGAGTTGACCAAAACTAAAGATTTATCACAACCAGGACAGTTTGCTTGCGAGGAGAAAGTAGATATTCAGGGGCCTAAAGGAGTTATTAAAGGAGTTAGAGTTTTAGGGCCTGTAAGAGGGGATACTCAAATAGAAGTTTCTATTTCTGACGCTTTTAAACTTGGAGTAGATCCAGTAATTAGAAATTCTGGGGATATAGAAGGAACTCCTGGGGTTAAGGTTATAGGTCCAAAAGATGAGGTGGATTTAGACAAGGGAGTAATAGTAGCAGCAAGACATATTCATATGCATACATCTGATGGAGAAAGGTTTAATGTAAAAGATGGAGATATTGTTAAAGTTAAAACAAAAGGAATTAGATCTGTAATTTTTGAAAATGTATTAGTGAGAGTAAAGGGTGATTATGCATTAGAGATGCATGTTGATATTGAAGAAGGTAATGCAGCTGGAGTTAAAAATGGGGATTTAGTGGAATTGATAAAAGAATAG
- the aroA gene encoding 3-phosphoshikimate 1-carboxyvinyltransferase: MVLIIKGNSKKFVGEIRVPGDKSISHRSIMIGSIANGHSTIEGILMSEDVIRTIEAFKSMGVNIRKDDEKIYVEGVGLKGLKKPISEIYCGNSGTTMRLLAGILVGQDFSSTLTGDESLSKRPMYRIINPLKQMNGNIKGRKDKFPPLMIEPSMNRLKGIDYRLPMASAQVKSAILLATLYVKGSTRIREDKISRDHTERMLNYFGCKIVNNNGLIYMDSNNILTGKDITIPGDISSAAYFIVAATLIKNSNIIIRGVGLNPTRVGIINVLKKMGANIRILNEDIVNNEPFGDIQITESKLRGILIDEDVIGTLIDEIPIITVAACFAEGRTVIKGAEELKYKESNRLMTISRELKKMGAKIQLLSDGLIIDGVKELKGASLDSYNDHRIAMALSIAALLAQGESKINNYECVNISYPDFYNTLFNL; this comes from the coding sequence GTGGTTTTGATAATAAAAGGTAATTCAAAGAAGTTTGTAGGAGAGATTAGGGTTCCTGGCGACAAATCCATTTCACATAGGAGCATAATGATTGGTTCTATAGCCAATGGCCATTCAACAATTGAAGGGATTTTAATGTCTGAAGATGTTATAAGGACTATTGAAGCCTTTAAGTCAATGGGGGTCAATATTAGAAAAGATGATGAAAAAATATATGTTGAAGGAGTTGGACTTAAAGGTCTCAAAAAACCAATTTCAGAAATCTATTGTGGCAATTCAGGTACTACCATGAGACTTTTAGCTGGAATATTGGTGGGACAAGATTTCAGTTCAACTTTAACTGGTGATGAATCCTTATCCAAAAGGCCTATGTATAGGATTATAAATCCTTTAAAACAGATGAATGGGAATATAAAAGGAAGAAAGGATAAATTTCCTCCTTTAATGATTGAACCAAGCATGAATAGATTAAAAGGAATAGATTACCGGCTGCCAATGGCTAGTGCTCAAGTGAAATCTGCAATACTATTGGCTACTTTATATGTTAAAGGGTCTACTAGGATTAGAGAAGACAAAATTTCTAGAGATCATACGGAAAGAATGTTAAACTATTTTGGCTGTAAGATAGTTAATAATAATGGATTAATTTATATGGATTCAAATAATATTTTGACGGGGAAAGATATAACAATTCCTGGAGATATATCCTCAGCTGCCTATTTCATAGTTGCTGCTACCCTAATCAAGAATTCTAATATTATCATTAGGGGTGTAGGTCTTAATCCAACTAGAGTTGGTATAATTAATGTTTTGAAGAAAATGGGAGCCAATATAAGGATCTTAAATGAAGATATTGTGAATAATGAACCCTTTGGAGATATCCAAATAACCGAGTCGAAACTAAGAGGCATATTAATAGATGAAGATGTTATAGGAACCTTAATTGATGAAATACCAATCATTACAGTAGCAGCATGCTTTGCTGAGGGACGAACTGTAATCAAAGGGGCGGAGGAATTAAAATATAAAGAGAGCAATAGATTAATGACCATATCTAGAGAATTAAAAAAGATGGGAGCTAAAATTCAACTGCTTTCTGACGGGCTGATAATAGACGGTGTAAAGGAATTAAAAGGTGCTAGTTTAGACTCCTACAATGACCATAGAATTGCTATGGCTTTATCTATTGCAGCCCTCTTAGCCCAGGGGGAATCTAAAATCAATAATTATGAATGTGTAAATATTTCTTATCCAGATTTTTATAATACCTTATTTAATCTATGA
- the aroB gene encoding 3-dehydroquinate synthase: MEILTGNNILAGLDSYFKDNGYDNLYIITDHNVKYYHGKYLSSLLKGYNYKFYSIPPGEKSKSIDVVLSIYDDLIENQIDRESLIIAFGGGVVGDITGFVAATFKRGIDYIQIPTTLLAQVDSSIGGKVGIDYKGLKNIIGSFHFPKLILIDIQLLKTLSNRDITSGLAEILKYGLIADYDLFNYISSNLSKAYNKDEHFLLDLVNKSISIKQDIVSRDKFDKGERRILNFGHTVGHSIESYFDFSQYNHGEAVILGMIYESYIGKEVGLIDDDYFWEIYNSLTKLITPLKFNDLEIKYLLEIMENDKKKLNDQTILILPIGKGKVGIFNDVDVDLIINSLKGEWF; this comes from the coding sequence ATGGAGATACTAACAGGCAATAATATTTTAGCAGGTTTAGACTCTTATTTTAAAGATAATGGATATGACAACTTATATATTATAACCGACCATAATGTAAAGTATTATCATGGCAAATACTTATCCAGCCTGTTAAAGGGCTATAATTATAAGTTCTATTCCATCCCACCAGGAGAGAAAAGCAAATCCATAGATGTGGTCTTATCCATATATGATGATTTGATAGAGAATCAAATCGATAGAGAGAGTTTGATTATTGCTTTTGGAGGTGGAGTAGTTGGCGATATAACAGGATTTGTTGCAGCCACATTTAAAAGAGGTATAGATTATATTCAAATTCCAACTACCTTGTTAGCACAAGTGGATAGTAGTATCGGAGGCAAAGTGGGTATAGATTATAAGGGGCTCAAAAACATAATTGGTTCCTTCCATTTTCCGAAACTAATTTTAATCGATATACAATTATTGAAGACCCTATCCAATAGGGATATAACCTCTGGTTTAGCAGAAATATTAAAATATGGCTTAATTGCAGACTATGATTTATTCAATTATATCTCTTCAAACCTTTCAAAAGCATATAATAAAGACGAACACTTTCTACTAGATTTAGTAAATAAATCTATTAGTATAAAGCAAGATATAGTAAGCAGGGACAAGTTTGATAAAGGGGAAAGAAGGATATTAAATTTTGGGCATACTGTTGGTCATAGCATCGAAAGCTATTTTGATTTCAGCCAATATAATCACGGAGAAGCAGTGATTTTAGGTATGATATATGAATCATATATTGGTAAGGAAGTGGGGCTAATAGATGATGATTATTTTTGGGAGATTTATAATTCCCTCACAAAGCTAATTACACCATTAAAATTTAATGATTTGGAAATCAAATATTTATTAGAAATAATGGAGAATGATAAGAAAAAATTAAATGATCAAACTATACTTATTTTACCTATTGGAAAAGGAAAAGTAGGTATATTCAATGATGTGGATGTGGATTTGATAATAAATAGCCTAAAGGGTGAGTGGTTTTGA
- the aroC gene encoding chorismate synthase yields the protein MIRYLTAGESHGDGLVGIIEGIPSNLFLDAEFINGELKRRQRGYGRSNRMALEKDLVKVLSGIDRGYTTGNPISFMIENRGKNIELIEITRPRPGHGDLTGTLKYNLKGGRNVLERASARETAMRVALGATCKLLLKEFNIQIYSHIIQIGDVKISEEVYSNIKEMDLLKVDESPIRVLDKDKEKEIIEMIDKTKEKGDTLGGIIEVIAKNVPIGLGSYTHWDRKIDGKIAYGIMSIPGVKGVEFGLGFDACGKLGSQMHDEIFYDGQRYYRKTNNAGGIEAGVTNGEDIVIRAVMKPIPTLKKPLRTVDIETKEETVAQFERSDVCAVPSASIVAENILAYILANEMTLKFGGDSIEEMKDNFNNYNKLIENR from the coding sequence ATGATTAGATACTTAACTGCTGGTGAATCCCATGGTGATGGGTTGGTTGGCATAATAGAAGGCATTCCATCTAATCTTTTCTTAGATGCAGAATTCATAAATGGAGAACTTAAAAGAAGGCAGAGGGGTTATGGAAGAAGTAATAGGATGGCTCTTGAAAAGGATCTAGTAAAGGTTTTATCTGGAATAGATAGAGGTTATACAACTGGAAACCCAATATCTTTTATGATTGAAAACCGGGGGAAGAATATAGAATTAATTGAAATAACAAGACCTAGACCAGGCCATGGAGATTTGACAGGCACATTAAAGTATAATCTTAAAGGCGGTAGGAATGTGTTAGAAAGAGCTAGTGCTCGGGAAACTGCAATGAGAGTTGCTTTGGGAGCCACTTGTAAATTATTATTAAAGGAGTTTAATATACAGATCTATAGCCATATAATACAAATTGGGGATGTAAAGATTTCAGAGGAAGTGTATTCCAATATAAAGGAAATGGATTTGCTTAAAGTAGACGAATCGCCTATAAGGGTTTTGGACAAGGATAAGGAAAAAGAAATAATTGAAATGATTGATAAAACAAAGGAAAAAGGAGATACTTTAGGAGGTATTATAGAGGTAATAGCTAAAAATGTACCCATAGGCTTGGGGAGTTACACCCATTGGGACAGGAAAATCGATGGTAAAATTGCCTATGGCATAATGAGCATTCCTGGAGTAAAGGGAGTCGAATTTGGGTTAGGCTTTGATGCCTGTGGTAAACTAGGTTCCCAAATGCATGATGAAATTTTTTATGATGGCCAAAGGTATTATAGAAAGACCAATAATGCTGGAGGTATAGAGGCAGGGGTTACTAATGGGGAAGACATTGTAATTAGAGCAGTTATGAAGCCCATTCCTACTCTGAAAAAACCTTTAAGAACTGTAGATATTGAGACTAAAGAAGAAACAGTAGCCCAGTTTGAGCGTTCTGATGTTTGTGCAGTACCTTCGGCTAGCATAGTTGCTGAAAATATCTTGGCCTATATATTAGCTAATGAAATGACTTTGAAATTTGGTGGAGACAGCATAGAAGAGATGAAAGATAATTTTAATAATTATAATAAGCTTATAGAAAACAGGTGA
- a CDS encoding restriction endonuclease, with protein MKELLNFKDYFKRLRRQLILNSYYSNRIKDGKSIHASLIDWVFLIVGLTLFFLITIFNSTRRPILSIFLTFIVMGVFLVFLVVWKGRIRYKRIEEINEDVARKHIIKEVTKYNNRDFLAYIKELLEIYYNTKLIENSGHIGFTALINGEVYGVKCIKNSMEDRVSLKELRYFKEEMERQKLEEGIVITNSYFSEEVRDELDYLLIDFDGIIKMLKAVDRYPTKVEVEKMIIDGYKNKRGSIKEKFTFYERDRIYKFILLGLILYVISPFVSYTTYYRIMSFICICFGIIIGIYNLSTYMEKGKNDV; from the coding sequence ATGAAAGAATTGTTAAATTTTAAAGATTATTTTAAAAGATTGAGAAGGCAATTGATTTTAAATAGCTACTATTCAAATCGGATTAAGGATGGGAAGAGTATACATGCTTCCTTAATTGATTGGGTTTTTTTAATTGTAGGATTAACTTTATTTTTCTTAATAACCATTTTTAATTCTACGAGGAGACCAATTTTATCCATTTTTTTGACTTTTATAGTAATGGGAGTATTCTTGGTATTTCTAGTGGTTTGGAAAGGGAGAATCAGATATAAGAGGATAGAAGAAATAAATGAAGATGTTGCTAGAAAGCATATTATTAAAGAGGTTACTAAATATAATAATCGGGATTTCCTTGCCTACATTAAGGAGTTGTTGGAAATATATTATAACACTAAACTAATTGAAAACAGTGGCCATATTGGTTTCACAGCCCTTATCAATGGAGAGGTTTATGGTGTTAAGTGTATAAAGAATTCAATGGAAGATAGGGTTAGTTTAAAGGAATTAAGATATTTTAAGGAGGAAATGGAGAGGCAGAAGCTGGAAGAAGGTATTGTCATTACTAATTCCTATTTTTCTGAAGAGGTTAGAGATGAGTTAGATTATCTGTTAATAGATTTTGATGGGATAATTAAGATGTTGAAAGCCGTTGATAGATATCCAACGAAAGTGGAAGTAGAAAAAATGATAATAGACGGATATAAGAATAAAAGGGGCAGTATTAAAGAAAAGTTTACATTTTATGAAAGGGATAGGATATACAAATTTATTCTATTAGGGTTAATTCTATATGTAATTTCCCCCTTTGTTTCCTATACTACCTATTATAGGATTATGTCTTTTATTTGTATTTGCTTTGGGATTATAATAGGTATTTATAACCTATCTACATATATGGAGAAGGGTAAAAATGATGTATAA
- a CDS encoding TIGR01906 family membrane protein, whose amino-acid sequence MRRFLIILLAITLPFYVFLKSLEANTFNMKPYLNSYEKNNTSSITGKTMEELEEITEVLLNYLKDGLDGQVLSPYFNEREIRHMEDVQYLFEYGYILKQITFIISMIIIGLLLIKEGKKSLGIALFYGPFIWHGSFLLLFLLSLLDFNKYFTYFHLIFFSNDLWLLNPKTDLLIQMLPENFFINIFIRIVLLFLFLLSIIQIIGFRFMKKGNDHNERIVKF is encoded by the coding sequence TTGAGAAGGTTTTTAATAATTTTATTAGCAATCACATTGCCTTTTTATGTTTTTTTGAAAAGCTTGGAAGCAAATACATTTAATATGAAGCCATATTTAAATTCTTATGAAAAAAATAATACTAGCAGCATAACGGGAAAAACCATGGAGGAGTTAGAAGAAATTACTGAAGTGCTTTTAAACTATTTAAAAGATGGCCTAGATGGACAAGTTCTTTCACCATACTTCAATGAAAGGGAAATAAGGCATATGGAAGACGTGCAATATCTTTTTGAATATGGATATATACTAAAGCAAATAACCTTTATAATATCTATGATTATCATAGGACTTCTTTTGATAAAAGAAGGCAAAAAAAGTCTTGGTATTGCATTATTCTATGGACCTTTTATTTGGCATGGTTCTTTTCTACTGTTATTTCTTTTATCCTTATTAGATTTTAATAAATACTTTACCTATTTTCACCTGATTTTTTTTAGCAATGATCTATGGCTTTTGAATCCGAAAACAGACCTCTTGATACAGATGTTGCCTGAAAACTTCTTCATAAATATTTTTATCCGAATTGTATTATTATTTCTATTTCTATTGTCAATAATACAAATAATTGGATTTAGATTTATGAAGAAGGGAAATGATCACAATGAAAGAATTGTTAAATTTTAA
- a CDS encoding YebC/PmpR family DNA-binding transcriptional regulator, protein MAGHSKWNNIKHKKGKEDARRAKEFTKLGRYIMVAAREGGADPEYNPALKAAIEKARAANMPNENIERAIKKGSGEIDGQNFESIVYEGYGPGGIAVFVSCLTDNRNRTASDIRHAFDKFGGNLGQTGCVSFMFDRKGLLVVEANENIDEEELMLQAIELGAEDFSSEDGVYEIITSPEDFNDIRDALSNSGYEFSVAELAFLPQNTTELKDEEDIKNMIKLIETLEDNDDVQNVYHNWEIPDDLEL, encoded by the coding sequence ATGGCAGGTCACTCAAAATGGAATAATATTAAACATAAAAAAGGAAAAGAAGACGCTAGAAGGGCTAAGGAATTTACTAAATTAGGCAGATATATTATGGTCGCAGCAAGGGAGGGTGGAGCAGATCCAGAATATAATCCAGCTTTAAAAGCAGCCATAGAAAAGGCAAGAGCTGCTAATATGCCAAATGAAAATATTGAAAGAGCAATTAAAAAAGGCAGTGGAGAAATTGATGGACAAAATTTTGAAAGCATAGTCTATGAAGGCTATGGACCAGGCGGAATAGCGGTCTTCGTATCCTGTCTCACTGATAACAGGAATAGAACTGCTTCTGATATAAGACATGCCTTTGATAAATTTGGTGGTAACTTAGGACAAACTGGCTGTGTTTCTTTTATGTTCGATAGAAAAGGCCTGTTGGTAGTAGAAGCCAATGAAAATATCGATGAAGAAGAGCTTATGCTTCAGGCTATAGAACTGGGTGCTGAGGATTTCAGCAGCGAGGATGGAGTTTATGAAATTATCACAAGCCCTGAAGATTTTAATGATATAAGAGATGCTTTAAGTAATAGTGGTTATGAGTTTTCGGTAGCTGAGTTAGCGTTCTTACCACAGAATACAACTGAGCTAAAGGATGAAGAAGATATAAAGAATATGATAAAATTAATTGAGACGCTGGAAGATAACGATGACGTGCAAAATGTCTACCATAATTGGGAAATTCCCGACGATTTAGAGTTATAA
- the nadE gene encoding NAD(+) synthase: MEKIEKICQDIVEWLRVMVNNAGGKGLVFGLSGGIDSAVVAGLSKRAFPESSLGIIMPCHSNPEDEEHGLLVAKVLNLEIERVDLSKTFDELVEAVNLTNPSKLALANIKPRLRMTTLYYFAQNYNYLVVGSSNRSEFAIGYFTKHGDSGVDLLPLASFVKGEIYQMAEFLNIPREIIEKPPSAGLWENQKDEDEMGFGYDVLDNYILNKTGPTEIVRKIERMSQNSQHKRKYPPIFIPKFD, from the coding sequence ATGGAAAAGATAGAAAAAATATGCCAGGATATAGTTGAATGGCTACGAGTGATGGTAAATAATGCAGGAGGAAAAGGTTTGGTATTTGGATTAAGCGGAGGCATAGATTCTGCAGTGGTAGCTGGTTTATCTAAAAGGGCTTTCCCAGAAAGTTCCTTAGGTATTATAATGCCTTGTCATAGTAATCCAGAAGATGAAGAACATGGCTTGTTAGTTGCAAAGGTATTAAACTTAGAAATCGAAAGGGTTGATCTTTCCAAAACATTCGATGAACTAGTTGAGGCAGTAAATCTGACAAACCCAAGCAAGTTAGCTCTAGCCAATATAAAACCTAGATTGAGAATGACAACTCTATATTACTTTGCCCAAAATTACAACTACCTTGTAGTTGGTTCCAGCAATAGAAGCGAATTTGCAATAGGTTATTTTACTAAGCATGGAGATAGTGGTGTAGATTTATTGCCATTAGCTTCCTTTGTGAAAGGCGAAATCTATCAAATGGCAGAGTTTTTAAATATACCAAGGGAAATAATAGAAAAACCTCCTTCAGCGGGTTTATGGGAAAATCAGAAAGATGAAGATGAAATGGGATTTGGGTATGATGTATTGGACAATTATATATTAAACAAGACTGGTCCTACAGAGATTGTAAGGAAAATTGAAAGGATGAGTCAAAATAGTCAACATAAGAGGAAATATCCACCCATTTTCATACCTAAATTTGATTAA
- a CDS encoding sulfite exporter TauE/SafE family protein, producing the protein MHSKPLKLVIIGLITGLVNGLFGSGGGTLVVPALVFLLDLKDYKAHATAISIILPLSVISSYIYLKNNIIPLNISLIIALGGIIGSFIGAKLLKKVPVPILRKIFGSLIIYTALRMIIK; encoded by the coding sequence ATGCATTCAAAACCTTTAAAATTAGTAATAATAGGATTAATAACTGGATTAGTCAACGGATTATTCGGTTCGGGAGGAGGAACTTTAGTAGTACCTGCATTAGTATTCCTGTTAGACCTTAAAGATTATAAAGCCCACGCAACTGCCATTTCAATTATATTGCCTCTGTCAGTAATTAGCTCCTACATATATTTGAAAAATAATATTATCCCACTTAACATTTCCTTAATTATAGCTTTAGGTGGCATAATTGGCAGTTTCATAGGAGCAAAACTTCTAAAAAAGGTGCCCGTTCCAATATTAAGAAAAATATTTGGAAGCCTTATTATCTATACCGCTTTGAGGATGATCATCAAATGA
- a CDS encoding sulfite exporter TauE/SafE family protein translates to MKLFIIGVISGIISGMGIGGGAILIPSLVFFSSLNQQQAQGINLIVFIPVAITALIVHIKEKNIELKYSKWVILGGVAGCIIGSILAISLDSDSLRKYFGVLLLFIGIYEFLKRK, encoded by the coding sequence ATGAAACTATTTATAATTGGAGTTATATCCGGGATAATTAGTGGTATGGGCATTGGAGGAGGTGCAATTTTAATCCCTTCTTTGGTCTTTTTTAGTTCTTTAAACCAACAGCAAGCTCAAGGTATCAACTTAATAGTCTTTATTCCAGTAGCCATTACGGCCTTAATAGTTCATATTAAAGAGAAAAATATAGAATTAAAATACTCTAAGTGGGTTATATTAGGAGGAGTGGCTGGCTGCATAATAGGTTCAATTTTGGCTATAAGTTTAGATTCAGATTCCTTAAGAAAATATTTTGGAGTTCTTCTACTCTTTATTGGAATATATGAATTTTTAAAAAGGAAATAG
- a CDS encoding CoA-binding protein, protein MVKDEMMSKEVWAVVGVTPNEEKFGYKIWKILLDNGYETYGVNPNYDYIHNKKIYPTLKDVPTNIEVVDLVVSPKVSLNVIDEAKELGIEYLWFQPGTFDQEVIDKAEKLGFKIIYDDCVLATLLKGERK, encoded by the coding sequence ATGGTAAAAGACGAAATGATGAGCAAAGAAGTTTGGGCTGTAGTTGGAGTTACCCCAAATGAAGAGAAATTTGGGTACAAAATATGGAAAATATTACTAGATAATGGCTACGAAACTTATGGGGTAAATCCTAATTATGATTATATCCATAATAAGAAGATTTATCCAACTTTAAAAGATGTACCAACAAATATAGAAGTAGTAGATTTAGTAGTTTCTCCAAAGGTTAGTTTAAACGTTATTGATGAAGCTAAGGAATTAGGTATTGAGTATTTGTGGTTTCAGCCTGGTACTTTTGATCAAGAGGTAATTGATAAAGCGGAAAAATTAGGCTTTAAAATCATATACGATGACTGTGTACTAGCTACACTTCTTAAAGGTGAAAGGAAATAG